The following coding sequences are from one Streptomyces angustmyceticus window:
- the thrB gene encoding homoserine kinase, whose product MAGPAFRAAAVRVRTPATSANLGPGFDALGLSLGLYDDVVVRVADSGLHIDIAGEGADSLPRDESHLLVRSMRTAFELLGGQPRGLEIVCANRIPHGRGLGSSSAAICAGIVAARAVTIGGEQKLDDTALLELATEIEGHPDNVAACLLGGFTLAWMDTGTARAIRMDPADSIVPVVFVPGKPVLTETARGLLPRTVPHVDAAANAGRAALLVEALTRRPELLLAATEDRLHQEYRAPAMPESVALVNRLRADGVPAVVSGAGPTVLALVEDAAAEKVAALAGEGWAANRLTLDAAGACVLPLAG is encoded by the coding sequence ATGGCCGGTCCCGCGTTCCGCGCCGCCGCCGTCCGGGTGCGCACCCCCGCTACCAGCGCCAATCTCGGTCCCGGCTTCGATGCCCTGGGTCTTTCCCTGGGCCTGTACGACGATGTCGTGGTGCGCGTCGCCGACTCCGGCCTGCACATCGACATCGCAGGTGAGGGCGCCGACTCCCTGCCGCGCGACGAGTCCCACCTGCTCGTCCGGTCGATGCGCACCGCCTTCGAGCTGCTCGGCGGACAGCCGCGCGGGCTGGAAATCGTCTGCGCCAACCGCATTCCGCACGGCCGCGGCCTGGGGTCCTCCTCCGCCGCCATCTGCGCCGGCATCGTCGCCGCCCGCGCGGTGACGATAGGCGGCGAGCAGAAGCTCGACGACACCGCGCTGCTGGAGCTGGCCACCGAGATCGAGGGTCACCCCGACAACGTCGCCGCCTGTCTGCTGGGCGGTTTCACGCTCGCCTGGATGGACACCGGCACCGCCCGCGCGATCCGGATGGATCCCGCCGATTCCATCGTTCCGGTGGTCTTCGTGCCCGGAAAGCCGGTGCTGACCGAGACCGCCCGTGGACTGCTGCCGCGTACCGTCCCCCATGTGGACGCCGCGGCCAACGCCGGCCGCGCCGCACTGCTCGTCGAGGCCCTGACCAGGCGCCCCGAGCTGCTGCTCGCCGCGACCGAGGACCGACTCCACCAGGAATACCGTGCTCCCGCGATGCCGGAGAGCGTGGCCCTGGTGAACCGACTGCGCGCGGACGGCGTCCCCGCAGTCGTGTCCGGTGCGGGCCCGACGGTGCTCGCGCTGGTCGAGGACGCGGCGGCCGAGAAGGTCGCCGCGCTGGCGGGAGAGGGGTGGGCGGCCAACCGGCTGACCCTCGACGCGGCGGGCGCGTGCGTCCTGCCGCTCGCCGGGTGA
- the thrC gene encoding threonine synthase → MSANSTASRQWRGIIEEYRDRLPVGDTTEVVTLREGGTPLVPAQVLSERTGCEVHLKVEGANPTGSFKDRGMTMAITRAKEEGAKAVICASTGNTSASAAAYAVRAGMVCAVLVPQGKIALGKMGQALVHGAKILQVDGNFDDCLTLARRLSDNYPVALVNSVNPVRIEGQKTAAFEIVDMLGDAPDVHVLPVGNAGNITAYWRGYQEYAADGIASHTPRMWGFQAAGSAPLVRGEVVKDPQTIATAIRIGNPASWSYAERARDESGGFIDSVTDRQILSAYRLLAAQEGVFVEPASAASVAGLLKAAEEGKVDPGQRIVCTVTGNGLKDPDWAVAGAPQPITVPIDADAAAERLGLV, encoded by the coding sequence ATGTCTGCCAATTCCACCGCTAGCCGTCAGTGGCGCGGAATCATCGAGGAATACCGTGACCGGCTGCCGGTCGGTGACACGACCGAGGTCGTCACCCTCCGGGAGGGCGGCACCCCTCTCGTACCGGCCCAGGTGCTCTCCGAGCGCACCGGCTGCGAGGTGCACCTCAAGGTCGAGGGCGCCAACCCCACCGGTTCCTTCAAGGACCGGGGCATGACGATGGCCATCACCCGCGCCAAGGAGGAGGGCGCCAAGGCGGTCATCTGCGCCTCCACCGGCAACACCTCCGCCTCGGCCGCCGCCTACGCGGTGCGGGCCGGGATGGTCTGCGCGGTGCTCGTCCCGCAGGGCAAGATCGCGCTCGGCAAGATGGGCCAGGCCCTGGTACACGGCGCGAAGATCCTCCAGGTCGACGGGAATTTCGACGACTGTCTGACGCTGGCCCGGCGCCTGTCCGACAACTACCCCGTCGCACTTGTGAACTCCGTCAACCCGGTGCGCATCGAGGGTCAGAAGACCGCGGCCTTCGAGATCGTCGACATGCTCGGCGACGCCCCCGACGTCCATGTGCTGCCCGTCGGCAACGCCGGCAACATCACGGCGTACTGGCGGGGCTACCAGGAGTACGCGGCGGACGGCATCGCCTCGCACACCCCGCGCATGTGGGGTTTCCAGGCCGCCGGCAGCGCGCCGCTCGTGCGCGGCGAGGTCGTCAAGGACCCGCAGACCATCGCCACCGCCATCCGCATCGGCAACCCCGCCTCGTGGTCGTACGCGGAGCGGGCGCGGGACGAGTCCGGCGGTTTCATCGACTCCGTGACCGACCGTCAAATCCTGTCCGCCTACCGCCTGTTGGCCGCACAGGAGGGCGTCTTCGTGGAGCCCGCCTCGGCCGCGTCCGTCGCCGGTCTGCTCAAGGCCGCCGAGGAGGGCAAGGTCGACCCCGGCCAGCGCATCGTCTGCACGGTGACCGGCAACGGCCTCAAGGACCCGGACTGGGCGGTGGCCGGAGCGCCGCAGCCGATCACGGTCCCGATCGACGCGGACGCCGCGGCCGAGCGCCTCGGCCTCGTCTAG
- a CDS encoding homoserine dehydrogenase: MMRTRPLKVALLGCGVVGSEVTRIMTTHADDLAARIGAPVELAGIAVRRPDKVREGVPAELVTTDATALVKRGDIDVVIEVIGGIEPARTLITTAFEHGASVVSANKALVAADGAALHAAAETNGADLYYEAAVAGAIPLVRPLRESLAGDKVNRVLGIVNGTTNFILDKMDSTGAGYSEALDEATALGYAEADPTADVEGFDAAAKAAILAGIAFHTRVTIDDVHREGLTEVTAADIASAKRMGCTVKLLAICERAADGASVTARVHPAMIPLTHPLASVREAYNAVFVEAEAAGQLMFYGPGAGGSPTASAVLGDLVAVCRNKLSGATGPGESAYTRLPVSPMGAVVTRYHISLDVADKPGVLAQVANIFADHGVSIDTVRQQGKDGEASLVIVTHRAADAALSSTVGALRELDTVRGVASIMRVEGE; this comes from the coding sequence ATGATGCGTACGCGTCCGCTGAAGGTGGCGCTCCTGGGCTGTGGTGTTGTCGGCTCAGAGGTGACGCGCATCATGACGACGCACGCCGACGACCTCGCCGCCCGCATCGGTGCGCCCGTGGAGCTCGCCGGGATCGCCGTCCGCCGCCCCGACAAGGTGCGCGAGGGCGTCCCGGCCGAGCTGGTCACCACCGACGCGACCGCGCTGGTCAAACGGGGCGACATCGACGTCGTGATCGAGGTCATCGGCGGTATCGAGCCGGCCCGCACCCTGATCACCACCGCCTTCGAGCACGGCGCGAGCGTGGTCTCCGCCAACAAGGCGCTGGTCGCCGCGGACGGCGCGGCGCTGCACGCGGCGGCCGAGACCAATGGCGCCGACCTCTACTACGAGGCCGCCGTCGCGGGCGCGATCCCGCTGGTACGGCCGCTGCGCGAGTCCCTGGCCGGCGACAAGGTCAACCGGGTGCTCGGCATCGTCAACGGCACCACCAACTTCATCCTCGACAAGATGGACTCCACGGGAGCCGGCTACAGCGAGGCGCTGGACGAGGCGACCGCGCTCGGCTACGCCGAGGCCGACCCGACCGCCGACGTCGAGGGCTTCGACGCCGCCGCCAAGGCCGCGATCCTGGCCGGTATCGCCTTCCACACCCGCGTCACCATCGACGACGTGCACCGGGAGGGCCTCACCGAGGTCACCGCGGCCGACATCGCCTCCGCCAAGCGGATGGGGTGCACGGTCAAGCTGCTGGCCATCTGCGAGCGGGCCGCGGACGGCGCGTCGGTGACCGCGCGGGTGCACCCCGCGATGATTCCGCTGACGCATCCGCTCGCCTCCGTCCGCGAGGCGTACAACGCGGTCTTCGTCGAGGCGGAGGCGGCCGGCCAGCTGATGTTCTACGGGCCGGGCGCGGGCGGCTCGCCGACCGCCTCCGCGGTCCTCGGCGACCTCGTCGCGGTCTGCCGCAACAAGCTCTCCGGTGCCACCGGCCCGGGGGAGTCCGCCTACACACGGCTGCCCGTCAGCCCCATGGGCGCGGTCGTCACGCGCTACCACATCAGCCTTGATGTGGCCGACAAGCCCGGCGTGCTCGCGCAGGTCGCGAACATCTTCGCCGATCACGGCGTATCGATCGATACGGTCCGTCAGCAGGGCAAGGACGGCGAGGCATCCCTCGTCATCGTCACCCACCGAGCGGCGGACGCGGCCCTGTCGTCGACCGTCGGGGCACTGCGCGAGCTGGACACCGTGCGCGGTGTCGCCAGCATCATGCGGGTCGAAGGGGAGTAA
- the lysA gene encoding diaminopimelate decarboxylase has translation MSRSAHPAGPRHADVLPEGHYAGPPADLNSLDPQVWSRTVSRNADGQVTVGGLDVTALAEEFGTPAYFLDEEDFRSRCRAWKDAFGPEADVFYAGKAFLSRAIVRWLTEEGLNLDVCSAGELATALAAGMPAERIALHGNNKSTEEITRAVEAGVGRIVLDSFQEIVRVAHVAERLGKRQRVQIRVTVGVEAHTHEFIATAHEDQKFGIALADGLAAEAVRRALKLDGLELIGIHSHIGSQIFDMAGFEVSARRVVQLLTEVRDEHGIELPEIDLGGGLGIAYTSDDDPREPHEIARALGDIVRKECAAAGLSVPRLSVEPGRAIVGPTAFTLYEVGTVKELEGLRTYVSVDGGMSDNIRTALYDAEYSVALVSRTSDAAPMLSRVVGKHCESGDIVVRDAFLPADVAPGDLLAVPATGAYCRSMASNYNHSLRPPVVAVKDGAARVIVRRETEEDLLRLDVG, from the coding sequence ATGAGTCGCTCCGCGCACCCCGCAGGGCCCCGGCACGCCGACGTGTTGCCCGAGGGGCACTACGCCGGACCGCCCGCCGACCTCAACAGCCTCGACCCGCAGGTCTGGTCCCGCACGGTCTCCCGTAACGCCGACGGCCAGGTCACCGTCGGCGGGCTCGACGTCACCGCGCTCGCCGAGGAGTTCGGCACCCCGGCGTACTTCCTCGACGAGGAGGACTTCCGGTCCCGCTGCCGGGCCTGGAAGGACGCCTTCGGCCCGGAGGCCGACGTGTTCTACGCCGGGAAGGCGTTCTTGTCCCGGGCCATCGTGCGGTGGCTGACCGAGGAGGGGCTCAACCTCGACGTCTGCTCCGCCGGCGAGCTGGCCACGGCGCTCGCGGCGGGCATGCCCGCCGAGCGGATCGCGCTGCACGGCAACAACAAGAGCACCGAGGAGATCACCCGGGCCGTGGAGGCGGGGGTCGGCCGGATCGTGCTCGACTCGTTCCAGGAGATCGTGCGGGTCGCGCATGTCGCGGAGCGCCTGGGCAAGCGCCAGCGGGTGCAGATCCGGGTCACGGTCGGTGTCGAGGCGCACACCCACGAGTTCATCGCGACCGCGCACGAGGACCAGAAGTTCGGCATCGCGCTGGCCGACGGCCTGGCCGCCGAGGCGGTGCGCCGTGCGCTGAAGCTGGACGGGCTGGAACTCATCGGGATCCACAGCCACATCGGGTCGCAGATCTTCGACATGGCGGGATTCGAGGTCTCGGCCCGCCGCGTGGTGCAGCTGCTGACCGAGGTGCGCGACGAGCACGGCATCGAGCTGCCCGAGATCGACCTGGGCGGCGGGCTCGGCATCGCGTACACCTCCGACGACGACCCCCGGGAGCCGCACGAGATCGCGCGGGCGCTGGGCGACATCGTGCGCAAGGAGTGCGCGGCGGCGGGGCTGAGCGTGCCGCGGCTGTCGGTCGAGCCGGGGCGCGCGATCGTGGGGCCCACCGCCTTCACGCTGTACGAGGTCGGCACGGTCAAGGAGCTGGAGGGCCTGCGGACGTACGTCTCCGTGGACGGCGGGATGTCGGACAACATCCGTACGGCGCTCTACGACGCGGAGTACAGCGTCGCCCTGGTGTCGCGCACCTCCGACGCCGCGCCGATGCTCTCGCGCGTGGTCGGCAAGCACTGTGAGAGCGGCGACATCGTCGTGCGCGACGCCTTCCTGCCGGCCGACGTGGCGCCCGGGGACCTGCTCGCGGTGCCGGCCACCGGCGCGTACTGCCGCTCCATGGCCAGCAACTACAACCACTCGCTGCGGCCGCCCGTCGTGGCGGTGAAGGACGGTGCGGCCAGGGTGATCGTCCGGCGTGAGACGGAGGAAGATCTCCTGCGACTGGATGTCGGGTAG
- the nrtL gene encoding ArgS-related anticodon-binding protein NrtL — protein sequence MTPAELSRTVLRSVRGAVEEQELSVPVPARIVVGPPPRPGCGDYASNVALQLAGPAGRPAREVAEILRKRLAGSAGIARVEIAGPGFLNFTLGDGALVALIREVLARGEEYGASSAGRSPGAADAVAGPAANGPVALGAREAVVAEVLARIDAVAGISGREAGGHPALVPAPYDLATLTARLGSDEARWVLLRPAAHDQVRVPERPVQRESNPRFQVQYAHARVRALLRNAGDLGLVSEPGDVWPSSTAVAGGSSSADPAPEQAPVRGATDSSSLPGPQALQALRTLLATYPSVIEAAARLRAPDRAVRHLETTAEAFFRWHDVCPPLPVGEQKPLAVHRARLALAEAAGTVLANGLRLLGISAPEHL from the coding sequence GTGACCCCCGCTGAGCTCTCCCGTACCGTCCTGCGCTCCGTGCGTGGTGCGGTGGAGGAGCAGGAGCTCTCCGTGCCCGTGCCGGCGCGGATCGTCGTCGGGCCGCCTCCGCGGCCCGGGTGCGGGGACTACGCCTCCAATGTCGCGCTGCAGCTCGCGGGGCCGGCGGGGCGGCCCGCCCGGGAGGTCGCCGAGATCCTGCGGAAGCGGCTGGCCGGGAGCGCCGGAATCGCCCGGGTCGAGATCGCCGGGCCGGGTTTTCTGAACTTCACCCTCGGGGACGGCGCGCTGGTCGCGCTCATACGGGAGGTGCTGGCGCGCGGCGAGGAGTACGGCGCGTCGAGCGCCGGGCGGAGTCCCGGCGCCGCGGACGCGGTGGCCGGGCCGGCGGCGAACGGGCCCGTGGCGCTCGGGGCCCGGGAGGCCGTGGTCGCCGAGGTGCTGGCGCGGATCGACGCGGTCGCCGGGATCTCGGGGCGGGAGGCCGGCGGGCACCCCGCTCTCGTGCCCGCTCCGTACGACCTCGCCACCCTCACCGCCCGCCTCGGTTCCGACGAAGCGCGCTGGGTGCTCCTGCGGCCCGCCGCGCATGATCAGGTACGGGTGCCCGAGCGGCCCGTGCAGCGGGAGAGCAATCCGCGGTTCCAGGTGCAGTACGCCCACGCGAGGGTGCGGGCGCTGCTGCGGAACGCGGGGGATCTTGGGCTGGTGAGCGAGCCGGGGGACGTGTGGCCGTCGTCGACGGCGGTCGCCGGAGGCTCGTCCTCCGCGGATCCCGCGCCGGAGCAGGCCCCGGTGCGCGGCGCAACCGATTCTTCGTCCCTCCCGGGTCCCCAGGCCCTGCAGGCCCTCAGGACTCTGCTCGCCACCTACCCCTCCGTCATCGAAGCCGCCGCGCGGCTGCGGGCGCCGGACCGTGCGGTGCGGCATCTGGAAACGACCGCGGAGGCGTTCTTCCGGTGGCACGACGTCTGCCCGCCGCTGCCCGTCGGGGAGCAGAAACCCTTGGCCGTGCACCGTGCCCGGCTGGCCCTTGCCGAGGCCGCCGGGACGGTGCTCGCCAACGGCCTGCGCCTGCTCGGCATCTCCGCTCCCGAACACCTCTGA
- a CDS encoding response regulator produces the protein MSGRILVVDDNKVIRQLIRVNLELEGFEVVTAADGAECLDVVHHVRPDVVTLDVVMPRLNGLHTAARLRSDPRTWDIPIAIVSACTQAEVDNGESVGVDAFLAKPFEPAELVRTVGMLVRERRQRERGPGGGAEDEDGESDGGVAGRGASSGGGVATSGGVGVVDAGGE, from the coding sequence TTGTCCGGTCGGATCCTTGTCGTCGACGACAACAAGGTGATCCGGCAGTTGATCAGGGTCAATCTCGAGCTGGAGGGCTTCGAGGTCGTGACCGCGGCTGATGGTGCCGAATGTCTGGATGTCGTGCACCACGTGAGACCTGATGTCGTGACCCTTGATGTCGTGATGCCGCGGCTCAACGGTCTGCACACGGCGGCGCGGTTGCGTTCCGATCCACGGACGTGGGACATCCCGATCGCCATCGTCAGTGCGTGTACGCAGGCCGAGGTGGACAACGGCGAGTCCGTCGGGGTGGACGCGTTTCTGGCGAAGCCGTTCGAGCCGGCGGAACTGGTGCGGACCGTGGGGATGCTGGTGCGCGAGCGGCGCCAGCGGGAACGTGGGCCCGGGGGCGGGGCCGAGGACGAGGACGGGGAGAGCGACGGGGGAGTGGCGGGGCGTGGCGCCTCGTCCGGTGGTGGGGTCGCGACGTCCGGCGGGGTCGGCGTGGTGGACGCGGGCGGGGAGTAG